A genome region from Streptomyces sp. NBC_01296 includes the following:
- a CDS encoding SCO1860 family LAETG-anchored protein, producing MNSNTFRMPAAVLLATGAVALLTAPPALATAGGGSTGGGEGKAGAVVLRAGLDVGLLNKTVHVPLKTTLNEVSAPATAQKTALSVTLDGVEGGQPVSVLRADVATSKATADKNRAEAEANLANAEVHVPGLPLLSLIQVEKVTSKAVCEAGKKPVAASNVLGTVTALGKKVTLSAGGPTKVEVPKVGLVSLELSGTETTSTTAAAAALRLKVSVNPLDLNVAQVEGEVVLAEAHCETPAGPAPEPSGADVKAQSAASGTGAALTNDANLAETGGGSMTPYVAGGALALLGIGVTALVVTRRGRSS from the coding sequence TTGAACAGCAACACCTTCCGCATGCCCGCAGCCGTCCTGCTCGCCACGGGAGCGGTCGCCCTGCTCACCGCTCCGCCCGCCCTCGCCACCGCAGGCGGCGGCTCCACGGGCGGCGGCGAGGGCAAGGCGGGCGCGGTCGTCCTGCGCGCCGGACTGGACGTGGGCCTGCTCAACAAGACCGTGCACGTGCCGCTGAAGACCACCCTCAACGAGGTCAGCGCCCCCGCGACGGCCCAGAAGACCGCCCTCTCCGTGACCCTGGACGGGGTCGAGGGAGGGCAGCCGGTGAGCGTGCTGCGCGCCGACGTGGCCACCTCCAAGGCCACCGCGGACAAGAACCGCGCCGAGGCGGAGGCCAACCTGGCCAACGCCGAGGTGCACGTGCCCGGGCTGCCGCTGCTCTCCCTCATCCAGGTGGAGAAGGTCACCTCCAAGGCCGTGTGCGAGGCCGGCAAGAAGCCCGTGGCCGCCTCGAACGTACTGGGCACGGTGACCGCGCTCGGCAAGAAGGTCACCCTCTCGGCGGGCGGCCCGACCAAGGTGGAGGTCCCCAAGGTGGGCCTGGTCAGCCTGGAGCTCTCCGGTACCGAGACCACCTCCACCACCGCCGCCGCGGCCGCGCTCCGGCTGAAGGTGTCCGTGAACCCGCTGGACCTCAACGTGGCGCAGGTCGAGGGCGAGGTCGTGCTCGCCGAGGCGCACTGCGAAACCCCGGCCGGGCCGGCCCCGGAGCCGTCCGGGGCCGACGTGAAGGCTCAGTCGGCCGCCTCCGGGACCGGGGCCGCCCTCACCAACGACGCCAACCTGGCCGAGACCGGCGGTGGTTCGATGACCCCGTACGTCGCGGGCGGTGCGCTGGCCCTGCTCGGCATCGGCGTGACCGCGCTGGTCGTGACCCGGCGCGGCCGCAGCTCGTGA